CATGTTCTACGTCGCGTTCAACACCAACAACCTCGGCGGCGCGTACATCTACCGCACCGACGACATCGAGAACGGCGCGTGGCAGCGCACCGCCCTCGGCCGGGGCCTGCACGACCCGTCGCTGTTCTTCGACACCGACGGCACGCCGTACGTCTTCCACGGCTCCGGCGGCACCAGCGCGGTACGGCTCAACGCCGAGCTGACCGCCATCACGGCTGACTACCCGAACATCTTCACCGCGGGCGACTACGCCGGTCAGCCGTTCATCGGCGGGCTCTTCGAGGGCGCGCAGTTCCACCACATCGACGGCTGGTACTACGCGGTGATCATCACCTGGCCCTCCGGTCAGGGCCGGCAGGTCGTCATGTTCCGCTCCCGGGAACTGCTCGGCCGCTACACCTCGGCCGGCGGGGTGAACACCTACCAGGCGCGCGGCGTGCTCAACTCCAACGGCTTCGCGCAGGGCAGCCTGGTGCCCATCGCCCGCGACGGCGGCCGGACCGACTGGTACGGCATGTTCTTCCGGGACACCTTCCCGGTCGGACGCATCCCGGCGTTGATCCCCGCCACCTGGTCCGACGGCTGGCCCACCTTCGGGGCCAACGGGGTCGTGCCGGTGGACGGGGTGTTCGCCAAGCCGATCCGGCTCAGCCCGGCGCAGGAGCGGTACGAACGGCAGAAGAGCGTCGTCGCCTCCGACGACTTCGCCAACGACGCGCCCCGCCGCGCGTACCAGGACGAGCAGTGGACCATCCCGACGCCGCCGCCCACCGGCGAGGCCCCCACCGAGGCGGAGATCCGGCCCAACGGGTCCCGTCTGGACCCGGCCTGGCAGTGGAACCACGCGCCGGACAACCGCTACTGGTCGCTCACCGAACGGGACGGCTGGCTGCGGCTCACCGCCGGCAAGGTGGTCACCGGGAGCTACGTCTACACGAAGCTGTCCAACCGGGCCGAGCTGGCCTGGTTCGAGGAGGCCCGCAACACGCTCTCGCAGCGCACGTTCGGCCCCCGGCAGTCGGTCGAGACCAGGATGGACGTCTCCGGCATGGCCGACGGCGACGTCGCCGGGCTGGCCGCCTACAACCGGGGCTTCTCGTACGTGGCCGTCAGGCGCGACGGCGGGGTGAACACCCTGGGCGTGGTGAACCGGGGCCAGCCGTTCGCGGTCGACCTCGACCAGGCCACCCTGGAGACCTTCCTGCCCGGCAGCACGGTGGCGCTGGGCGACGCCACCGAGGTGCACGTGAAGGCCGACCTGGACTTCGCCGCGCCGACCGGGCAGCTCTGGACCACCTTCCACTACAGCCTCGACGGGCTCACCTGGACCCGGCTCGGTGACCGGGTCGGCCCGCAGACCCTCGACGGCAGCCTCGCGCACTTCATGGGGCACCGGGTCGGCCTGTTCAGCTACGCGACCCGGCAGACCGGCGGACACGTCGACTTCGACCACTGGCTGCTCAGCGACACCCTCACCGCGCAGAACCGCCCCCTGGACACCACCGCGCTCGACGCCGCCATCGCGTACGCGGGCACCCTCGACGAGTCGGCGTACCCGGCCGACGCCTGGGCGGCGACGCGGGCCGCCCTGGCCGCCGCCACCACCGCGCGGGCCGGCGCGTTCGGCACCCAGAACCAGATCGACGCCCCGGAACGGGCGCTCAGCTACCACTTGGCCCGGCTCGGCGCGCTCCGGGCCGCCGCGCCGCCGCTCCCGGTGACGGCCAGCGCGCAGGCGCGGTGTGTGGCGGGGAAGGTGTTCGTGGCGGTGCAGGCGCGTAACGACCACGACGGGCCGGTGGACGTGGTGTTGTCCAGCGGGTTCGGGGAGCGGTCGGTGTCGCAGGTGGCGTCGGGGGCGAACGCGTACCAGCAGTTCGCGTCGCGGGCGTCGGCGGTGCCGGCGGGTACGGCGACGGTGCGGGTGACCGGTTCGGTGGCCGGTCGGACGGTGACGACCAGCCGGTCCGTGGACTATCCGGCCGTCGACTGCGGCGACTGACCCTTCCCGCCGTCGTTCTGCGGCGACTGACCACCCGTCGGATCCGTCCCGGGGCCGGCCGGCCCCGGCGCACCCTCTGCCCGCCACCCACCAAGGAGGACCATCTCGTGACCCAGCGTCTGCGAAGGACGGCCCGACGACGGGCCGCCGCGATCGCCACGGTCGGCGCGCTGCTCGCCGCCGGCCTCACCGCGGCGGCGCCGGTCCAGGCCGCCGACACCAACCTCGTCGTCAACGGCGGGTTCGAGGAGGGCCTGACCGGCTGGTTCGTCAACAACGGCAACGCCACCGACCGGGCCACCCTCACCCCCACCACGGACGCCTACGCCGGGTCCGGCGCGGTGCGCGTCAGCGACCGGGCCACCACCGGCTCCGGCCCCATGCAGGACCTCTCCGGCAAGGTCCAGGCCGGACAGACCTACTCCCTCAGCGCCCGGATCCGGTACGACAACGCCGCCGGACCGGCCACCAAACAGTTCTTCGCCACCATGCACTACGGCGCGGCCACCTACACCAACCTGGTGAGCGTCACCGCGACCAGGGGCCAGTGGGCGCACGTCGACGGCCGGTTCACCATCCCGGCCGGGCAGAGCGTCTCCACCGCCCGGCTCTTCTTCGAGACGCCGTGGACCAGCGCCCCGGCCGACGACCCGGACCTGCACCTGATGGACTTCACCCTCGACGACGTCTCCGTGGTCGGCGCCGCGCCGCCCGCCGCGCCGTCGAAGACCATCGAGGTCGTCGGCAAGCTGCCCGGTGAGCACAACCCGTTGATCGGGCACAAGTTCGGCGCGGACGGCTTCGGCTTCGTGCACGACGGCCGGGTGTACCTCTACCTGACCAACGACACCCAGGGGTACGCGCCGGACCCGGTCACCGGGGTGTCCCCGGGCATCAACTACGGCGACATCAACCAGATCACCGTGCTGTCCTCCACCGACCTGGTGAACTGGACCGACCACGGTGAGGTCCCGGTGGCCGGCCCGAACGGCGTCGCGCCGTTCACCAACAACTCCTGGGCCCCCGGCATGGCGAAGAAGGTGGTGAACGGGGAGGAGAAGTTCTTCCTGTACTACGCCAACGGCGGCGGATCGAGCAACGTGATCACCGGCGCGTCGCCGCTCGGCCCGTGGACCAGCGAACGCACCAGCACCCTGATCGACGGCCGTACCCCGGGCGCGTCGGACGTCGCGTGGAAGTTCGACCCGGCCCCGCTGGTGGACTCCGACGGCCAGGCGTACCTCTACTTCGGTGGCGGTCCGGCGTCGACGAGCATGCCGCCGGCCGAACGCTTCAACAACCCGAAGAACATCCGGGTGATCCGGCTCGGCGACGACATGGTGACCACCGAGGGCACGGCGGCGGTCGTGGACGCCCCGGTGGCCTTCGAGGCGGCCCAGGTGTTCGAGCGGGACGGGAAGTACTACCTGTCGTACTCCTCGCACTTCGGCGGCAACGACTTCGGCGGCAACCAGACGCCCCTGCCCGGCTACCCCGGCGGCGGCCAGATCGGCTACCTGATCTCCGACGACCCGATGTCCTGGCCGAAGGAGACCTACGCGGGCGTGCTGTTCCCCAACCAGTCGCAGTTCTTCGGGTCCGGCACCGGCGGCAACAACCACCAGTCGGTGTTCGAGTACGAGGGCAGGCACTACTTCACGTACCACGCCCCGACGCTGAACAAGCGGATCAACGGCAACACCACCCAGGGCTACCGCAGCCCGCACATCCAGGAGCTGGCGTTCAACGCCGACGGCACCATCCGGCAGGTCGTCGGCACCTACGCCGGCGTCGAGCAGGTCCGCGACTTCGACCCGTACCGGGTGTTCGAGGCCGAGACGTTCGGCTGGAGCAAGGGCGTCGCCACCGCGAAGACCGACGGCGGGTCCGCCCAGTTCGGCGCGACCGCCCCGAACCTGGTGGTCCGGGACGTCGACAACGGCGACTGGACCGCCCTGTCGTCGGTGGACTTCGGCGCGGGCGCGGCCAGCGTCACGGCGAAGGCGCGTCCGCTGACGACCGGCGGTCAGATCCAGGTACGGCTCGGCGCGGCCACCGCGCCGGTCGTGGCGACCATCCCCGTCGACGGTCCGGTCGGCCAGTGGACCGAGCTGACCGCGCCGCTCGACGGCGTGACCGGCACGCACGACGTGTACTTCAGCTACGCCGGACCCACCGGCGTCGACCTGTTCGAGCTGGACACCTGGCGCTTCGCCGGGGCGGACGCGCTGCCCGTGACGGCCAGCGCGCAGGCGCGGTGTGTGGCGGGGAAGGTGTTCGTGGCGGTGCAGGCGCGTAACGACCACGACGGGCCGGTGGACGTGGTGTTGTCCAGCGGGTTCGGGGAGCGGTCGGTGTCGCAGGTGGCGTCGGGGGCGAACGCGTACCAGCAGTTCGCGTCGCGGGCGTCGGCGGTGCCGGCGGGTACGGCGACGGTGCGGGTGACCGGTTCGGTGGCCGGTCGGACGGTGACGACCAGCCGGTCCGTGGACTATCCGGCCGTCGACTGCGGCAGTTGATCCTCTCCCTCCCAGACGACATGGAGAAGCAGATGAGCACGTGGAACCACAGACGCCTGTTCGCCGTCGGCGCGGCCGGCGCCCTGCTGGCCGGGACGGTCGCGGCGCACCCCGCGTCCGCCGAGCCCGGCGACGGCGCCGACGTGAAGGTGACAGTCGACATCGAGGAGATCCGCCAGCCCGGCGTGCTGGCGCTGTCGGTCGCCGGTGACTCGGTGGCGCTGTCGGAGAACGGGTCGACGCTGCTGGTACGCCAGTTCACCGGCAGCCTGCCGACGGTGACCGTCACCGACACCCGCACCGCGGACGAGGTGCCCGACGACGCCTCCTGGGCGGTGCTGGGCAGCGCCACCGACTTCGTCGGCGGGGCCGGGCAGACGCCGATCGGGGCGGGCCACCTGGGCTGGAAGCCGCGACTGGTCGACGGCGGCGACAGCGGCCTGGTCACCGAGGGCGAGGAGGTGCGGACGGTGCTGGACGAGCCGACCCAGCCGGGCAACAACGTGGGCCTGGTCGACCAGGAACTGCTCGTGTCGAGCTTCGACTCGGGCGCGACGGCCGGCGACGCGTACTCGGTGAACGCCGACCTGTTCCTGCGCACCCCGGCGGACGTCGCCGCCGGCGCGTACACCTCGACGCTCACCCTGTCCCTCTTCGAGTGACCCCGGTGGGGGGCCGCCGCGGGGCGGTCCCCCACCCCCTGCCGACCTGGAGGACCGCGTGAACCGGAGCTGGCTGCGGCCGTACGCGGCGCTGGCCGCCGTGCTCGTCGGCCTGCCGGCGCTGCCGACCGACGCGCGCGCGCAACCGAGCACGCCGACCGTCACCTGGGCCGTCCAGCCGGCCGACCGGGACGGCCCGGACGGTCGACGCTGGGTGGAGCGCACCCTCGACCCCGGCCAGGTGGTGACCGAGCACCTGGCGGTGCGTAACTTCGGCGACGCCCCGGTGGTCTTCTCGTTGAAGGCCGCCGACGGCTACCTGACCGACAAGGGGCGCTTCAACATGCTGCCGTCCCACCAGACGTCGGTGGACGGCGGCACCTGGATCAGCGTCCAGGAGACCGTCACCGTCGGGCCGAAGGCGACCCGGGTGGTGCCGTACACCATCACCGTGCCGGACGACGCCACCCCCGGTGACCATCCGGCCGGCATCGCGGCGACCGTCACCAGCGCCGACGGCACCGTCGCGGTGGAGAGCCGGGTCGGGTTCCGGGTGCTGCTGCGGGCCAGCGGCACCGTCGCCGCGGCCCTCACGGTCGCCGACCTCACCGCCACGTACCGGTCGACGTGGAACCCGTTCGCGGCCGGCGCCCTCCAGGTCCGGTACACGGCCGTCAACGACGGCGGCGTCGCGGTGACCGGTGCCGGCCGGGTGACCGCCGCCGGGCCGTTCGGACTGGCCGAACGGAACGTCCGGGCCGGCGTCGAGGAACTGCTGCCCGGTGGCCGCCGGGCGACCGGGACCCGGGTCGGCGGGGTCTGGGGCTGGGGGCCGGTCCGAACGACCGTCGAGCTGACACCGGCCGTGCGGGGCGGCGACCCGACGGGCGTCGAGATCCGACCCGGCCGGACCACCGTGACGGTGTGGGCGTTCCCCTGGGCGCAGCTCGCCCTGGCGCTGCTGCTCGTCGTCCTCGGGCTCGTCTGGCGTGCGGTGGCCCGGCGACGCCGCCGCCGGCTGGCCGCGCTGCTCGCGCGAGCCCGCCAGGAGGGCCGCGACTCCGTGCGCGCCGGCTGAGGGCTCACCCCACCAGCGCCGCCGGTCGGGCCGGCAGTCGACCGGCCAGCGTGTCGGCCGTCGCGGAGCAGGTGGCGAAGTCGACGCCCGCGTACGCCTGGTAGTCCGCCATCGTGCGCGCCGGCCCGGCCCCGAAGCCACCCGTCACCGGGTACCGCAGCAGGGTCCGCACCCGGCGGCGGCCGGCCCGGTCCCGCCGGTGCCAGTGGTCGGCGCCCGGCGTACGGTGGTCCATCCAGTGCCGCGCCTGACCCTGCCGGACGTAGTAGTGCCAGGCCAGCACCTCGACCGGGTGGAACAGGTCGTACCCCCAGGTGTACGCGCGGGTGGCGAGGTTGATCTCCTCGCCCTGGCAGTAGATCCGCTCGTCGTAGGGCACCTCGCGGACGAACGACCCCGGGGCGAACAGGAAACCGGCGGCCACGAACCGGGCCGGAACCGGGGCGGTCCGCTCCCGCCAGCCCGGGATGCGGAAGTGCTGGAAGCGGGGCAGCCCGTCGTCGGTCCAGCCACTGAGGAAGATCAGCGTCGGCTCGCCGCCGCCGGTGAACTCCACCGCCGGGTCGTACGTCGGGGGGTAGCAGGTCAGGACCGGCTTGGCGGCCCCGGTCCGCCCGGCCATCGCGATCAGCCGGGAATCCCAGCCCGGGGCGAACCGGGTGTGGCTGTCCACCTGGAGGTACCAGTCGGAGTCGACGTAGTGTCGTTGGATCTGCGCCCGCGCCCAGCACACGCCCCGGCTGTGCCGGGCGTCGAACTCCAGCACGGTGACCCGGGGGTCGGCGCGCAACGCCGACACGTCCTCGTCGCCGAGATGCTGCCAGTTCACCACCACCCGCACCTCGTCCGGGCGGTCGGCCTTGGCCAGGCAGTCCCGCACCGTCGGCGCCAGCTCCGGATCCCGGTACGCGGCGACCGACACGAAAACGCTCACCAGGGACTCGCCGGCGGCGGCACGGGCACGGCGGGCAGCCCCCGCTGCGCGCCGTACGCGTTCAGCCAACGCTCCAGCGGCGGCGCGGACGGCGCCTGCCACACCAGCCCGGTGCCCTTGTCCACCACCAGCGGACCGGCCAGCGCCGCGTCGGGGAGCGCCCCGGTGCGGTACCAGCGTTCGGTGTCGAACGGGAACACCCAGCACCACGGGTACTCAACCGGCGGCTCCGGCGCGAGCCGCAACGGCTCCGCCGGATCCGCCAGCTCGCGCAGTTTCGCCCCGGCCAGCCGGCGGGCCTCGTCGGCGTCCATCCCCACCCACTCCTCTCCGTCGGCGCGGCGCGCCCGGTCGTCGGCCCCGCGCGCGGTCATGTCGTCGGGGCGGTCGGCTCGCCGACCACCCACGGCAGCACCGGGACGCCCCGGTCGGCCGGCAGGGCGGCCAGCGCCACCGCGCGGGCCTCGGCGATCTCGTCGTCGCCCATCAGCAGCGTCTCCCGGACGAAGTCGCCGATCAGTCGCATCGGCGCCGGGCCGGCCGGGTTGAACAGCGTGTCCACCCGGTCCGGCAGCAACGCCACCAGCTCGGCCAGGTCGATCCGCCGCCAGCGGGGCGCGTCGACCCGGTCCCGCTGCGGCGCGCTGGTGGCGAGCACCACGCACGGCACGTCGTCGGGTGAGCGCAGGATCAGCGGCCGGTCGTCGCCGCCCAACGCCACGTCGACGAGCGTGTCCCGCAACGCCAACTGGATCTGCTCCGCCGGCGCCTGCCCGCGTACGGCCAGCCGGAACAGCGCGTCCAGCGGGTCCGCCACCGCGTCGGCGTCGCGCGGCCGGTAGTCCGGGTTGGCGCGGAACGCGCCCAGACCGCCGTCGGCCTCCACCGGCCACAGCCCGAGCACCGCCCCGGCGTCCGGGGCGTCGTCGTCGGGGCCCGGCTGCCAGTCCGGGTCCATCAGCAGGAAGTAGCTCTCCACCTGGTCCACCACCGTGTGCTTCCGGTCGTCGGGTTCGTGCTCACCGGTCCTCGACCGTCTCCCAGGGGACGACGGCCACCGTCTCCGTCTCGCGGAACCGGTCGTGCAGGGCGGCCAGCTCATCGCCGGCCAGCAGCAGGGTGTGCCGCAGGAAATCCCCGGTCAGCCGCACCGCCGCCGGGCCGCCCGGGTTGATCAGCACGTCCACCCCGTCGGCCAGGCGCTCGACCAGCTCGGCCAGCTCGACCCGCCGCCAGTCGGGCGCGGGCACCCGGCCCTGGTGCGCCGCCGCGGTGGCCACCACCACGCACGGCACGTCGTCGGGGGAGCGGACCAGCAGCGGCCGTCCGTCACCGTTCATGGCCAGGTCGACGAGCGTGTCCCGGAGGACTAACTGCAACTGCTCCACCCGGGCGTCGCCGCGCGCGGCCAGCCGCAGCAACGCGTCCACCGGATCGGTGGGCGACCCGGGGCTCAGCGGGACGTACTCGGGGTTGGCGCGGAACGCGCCCACCGCGCCGTCCACGGTGACCGGCCAGAGCCCGACCACCGAGCGCAGCGGCGGGACCGTCTCGTCCTCCCGCTGCCACTGCGGGTCCATCAGCAGGAAGTAGTGGCCGTCCGGCTCGTCGGTCACGACGCCCCCGAACCGGCGCGGGCCAGCAGCGTCGCCAGGGCGCGGTGCTCACCGGCCGCGTCCACCGCGACGGCGGCGTAGTCCCGGGCCCGGATGTGGTCGAGCAGGGCCCGGTCCGGGGCCAGCGCGTAGCCCCGCAGGTAGTACGTGACGGTGTCGGTCCACACCCACTGGCCGTCGGTGCGGAAGCTCAGCGGCACGACCGCGCCGCGCCCCGGCTCGACCACGTCGACGGCGGTGCGCGTGGTGGCCAGGATCGGCTCGCCGGCCGCCAGCCAGTCGGCCACCCGGCCCCGCTCCGGGTCCGCCAACCGCTCGTGGTCGGGATCGAACCGTGGCCCGTCCGCGCCGCCCCGGTCGAAGACCCGGGCCAACCGGACCGGCGGGCGGGGGGTCGACGTCCAGAGCAGCGCCGACGCGCCCCGCGCCGACCGCTGGTAGCCGGGCAGGTCGGTGTCGGGCGCGTACGCCTCGACCTGCGGCGCGGGCACGCCCGCGCTGGCCAGCGCGCGCATCACCGTGGCGGTCAGCGCCGGCAGCCGACCCGGCGGCACGTCGGCCGCCAGCACGTACACCCGGGTCGGGGCGGTGCCGGGCGGATCCCACGACGCCGGGCCCCGAAAGGACCGCCACAGCGCGGTCGCGCCGGTCAGCCCGGCGACCGCCGCCGTCGCGGCCCGGTCGGGCGGGTCCAGCGCCGCGCCGGTCAGATCCAGCAGCGGCGGGCCCCCGGCGTCGGGCCCGGCCCGGAACGCGTACGTCGCCACCGGCGCGAGGACCGGCGTCACCGGGCCCGGGAGCAGGCCGTCGGCCAGCCGGAGCCGCGCGTCGGCGAGCACGTCGTCCGGCGTCCGGCCGGCGAGCCCGAGCAGGGTCACGTGGGCGGTGGCGGTGTCGCCCGCCACCGGCACCGTCCAGGGGCCCGTCGCCGCCTCGTCGTGGTCGACCATCCTCACCTCGTCTCCACCGGTGTCCGCCTCCGGCATTCGACCACGTCGGCCGGCCGGACCTCCCGGCCGGCGGGCAGGACTGCCCGCGCGTGCCCGGCGGCGGTCCCGTTCGTACCCGGGGCCGCCGCTCGGGTCGACCCGCCCCTCGGGCCGGTGACGTGCCCGGGCCGGCGCCCAGGGGCGGCCCGGGGTCGGCCCGGCGCTCAGAGCGTCCCTTCGGAGAGCCGCACGAACCTGCCGTCGACGACCCGCAGCCAGTCCTCCTCGTGCCGGGACCCCGTCCGGCGGGCCAGGTCGCCGGTGACGCCGTAGACCGTGCCCCGGTAGCCGAGCTGCCGCAGCCGGTCGACGAACCGTCGGGCCGCCCCGGTCGGCGCGTCCGCCTGCCCGGCCCGGGACGACAGCAGGATGATCGGGGTGTGCCAGCTCGCGCCCATGGCGAGGTAACCGCCGTCGACGAGCAGCCGGGCGAGCGTGCCGCCGGTGACCACGTTCGACCCGGTGCCCAGCGCGGGGTCACCGTCGTCGACGAGGCCCGCGACGTCCGCCCAGAGCGGGGGGCCGCCGAGCCCACGGCGTCCGTCCCACGGGGTGCGCCGGTGGGTCTCGTGCTGCCCGTCCGACCGGGTGTAGCGCCGGTGTGAGCCGCTGTCGACCAGGAGCAGGTTGTCCGAGATCCGGGTGGCGGTGCGGGCGCCGTACGGCATGCCGAAGCCGACCGTCCGGCCGCGTCGGTCGCGTACCCGCACGGTGCTCAGCGGCGTCGGGGCGACCGTCGGAGCCGGCGGGACCGGCACGGCCCGCGGGGGCGTCGGCGGCGTCGGCGGCGGCTCCGGTGGCGGCGACGCCGGTGGCTCCGGCGGTGGCGGGGCGGCCCGGACCGGGCGGGCGGTGGTCGGGACCGGCCGGTGGACCGGCGGGGGCGGTGGGGGGCGGTAGGCGGCGTCCGGCTGCCACGGGTACGGGTCCGGGGTGGACGTGCGGGGAGCAGGCTCGGGCGGCACGACGACCAGTCCGGTCTCGGGGACCGGCCGCCGGGCGGGCGGGTCGCCGTACCGGCGGAACGTGCCGCCGTCGCTGAGCGCGGGTCCGGGCGGGTCGAGTTTCAGGCTCGTCGTCGGCGCGAACACCTGGCCCCGGTGGCCGCCCCGGCGCAGCGCCCCGCGCAGCTCCTCGGCCGGGCCCCGGCCGGGGCGTCCGCCGGCCCGCGAGGTCCACAACACGAACGGCGTGTACGGCCCGACGCCCGGCCGCCTCAGCACGCCCGCGTCGACGAGCACCTGACCCAGTTGGGCCAGCGGGATGAGCAGCACGCCGTGGTCCTTGTGCCGTACCCGCACCCCGTCACCGGTGATGGGGGCGACGAACAGCGAGAAGATCGGCTTGTCGTCCTGCCAGGGCGCCGGCTGCTGCCGGGGCGTGCCGTCGAAGCCGGCGGGGAAGGCCCGGTACGTGCCGGCCCGGGCGGCCGGCATGACCAGCGCGAACCGGGCGGCGAAGTCGTCGCTGGGCGGGAACGCCAGCCCTTCGACCCGTCCGGACGGGTCGGTGAGCTCCATGACCCGCAGGTCGGTGAGGGTGAGCCCGGGGTGGTGCCGGGCGGCGGGCGGTGGCGCGGTCTGCCGGGTCGGCGTCGGCCCGGTCGGCGGCTCGTCGTCGTCGACCTCGCCGAGGACCCGGCCCCCCTGGGGGTCCGCCGGGACGACCGTCCCCGGCGGCGGGAACACCGAGTATCCGCCCTGGTCGGCCACGGAGAGCTTGCCGGCGACGAACTTCATCGAGACGACGTTGCTCGCCCCCCGGAACCCGCGGTGGTCGCCGAGCTCGTGCAGCCGGCGGCCGAACTGCGCGGCGGGCCCGGCGGGCCAGGCATGCGTGCCGACCCAGCAGACGACGCCGAGGAAGCCCCGGAACTGCCCGGGCGGGAACTTCGCCAGGTAGCGGGCGTTGTTCAGCAGGTCGACGAGCGTGTCGCCGGAGGCCGCGATGACGTCCGGCTTGATCCCGTGGCGCATCCGGATCCAGAAGTTGTCCTTCGCGCCGTGCGCGTGCAGCAGCGCGTCCCACTTCTCGGAGGGCTGCCGCAGCGGACGTTCGACGCCGGGCGTGCCCTTCGGGGCGCTCGTCGCCGGGTCACTGGTGTACGTCAGCGGCCCGCCCCGGGTGGTGTTCAGCACGAACTGAGCGTCGGTGTTCGAGTCCTCGATCTTGGTGGGGAAGGCGACCCCGGCCAGCACCATGCCGGGGTGGTAGAGCGGCCGGATGTCGACCTCGCGGGGCAGCAGCGGCGTCGGCTCGTGACTGCGGCTCCAGATCGGCCTGGTGATCCGGCCGGTGTCGGTCACCTCCGAGCCGACGTTGACGTGCACGACCCGGAAGTACCCGAGGCGGCGCAGGTCGTCGCGGAGGCTGGCGGCCAGCCGCTCGGCGTGTCGGGTGGAGAAGGTCGGCGGGAGCAGCACCAGCACCGACCGGTCGCTGTACCGGCCGGCGACGTCCCGGAACGCCCGGGTGCCGGCCAGCACCCGGGGCAGCCCGGTGACCGGCAGCGTGTAGTTGCGGTTGGTGTCGTGCGCGTCGCGTACCGACAGGTGCTGGTCGTCCAGGGAACCGACCCGGACGACCACCGGCAGCTTCTTGCCCCACGGCGCTTTCTCCAGCAGCAGGTCCCCGTTGGGCTTGCCGTAGTGCTCCAGGGAGATGTAGCTGGTCTGCTGCAACCACCTCTCGTACGCGGTGCTGGGCATGATGTGGAAGAACTCGGTGGCGGTCGGGTACAACACCCCCACGTCGCCCCCGAAGGACAGCCCGCTGGTCATCTTCAGGGCCCGGATCCGGTCGTACGGGACCTGCGCCACCGGGGTCGTCGACCCGGTGGCCGGCAGCACCTCCGTGGTCGCCCGGACGGCCCGCTGCCGGGTGTCCACGCCCAGCCCCCGGGCGAAGTCGTAGCCGGTGTGCCCGGTGTCGTCGCGTACCCCGGCCAGCGGCGAGGCGAGCGTGACCCCGACCGTCGGCGGCCCGGCCAGGACGGCCCGCAGCGCCGGATGGCCGGCGACGGCCCGACCGAACTGGCCGCCGTCCAGCTCGACCTTGCGCCCGCCGGGCGTGCCCACCCACACCCGGCGACCGTCGCCGGCCACCCCGACCAGGAAGTCGGTCCCGGGGCCGCCGCGCCGGCCCCGCACCGCCACCGACATGTCGGCCGGGTCGCCGGGCAGCGGCAGCACGACGCCCCGCCCGCCGGGCAGCTCCGCCACGCGCAACTCGTCCACGGTGGGCTCGCGGACCAGCTCGTACCCGCCCTCGTTGACGCGCAGCGCGTTCTCCGTGCGCGACCGGGGCAGCCAGGCGTCCCCGGTCGGGTGGTACACCTTGCGGTAGCCGCCCAGCGCGACCTGACCCGCCAGGAACTTCCGGGCCACCTCGCGGGGGAAGGAGCTGCCCGGCCCGGCGTCGAGGACGACCAGGACGATCGGACGGTTGAAGTCCCCGTCGTCGACCTTGCGGAAGTCCGGGTCGGCGGCCAACAGGGTGGGCAGGTCCTCCGGCGCGACGATGACGGCGCCGCCGTCGGCCCGGGGCAGCAGCAGCGACCGGCCGTCGGGGGCGCCCTTGACGAAGAGGAACAGCGGCCGGCCGCCCGGCCGGTCGGCGTCGGCGGCCCA
The sequence above is a segment of the Micromonospora sp. WMMD882 genome. Coding sequences within it:
- a CDS encoding family 43 glycosylhydrolase, with the protein product MQVDVGPRAPALRAALAGALLIGLVLAGLATVGVGGPARAADEWSPRSSYTSTDRGDGTYTVPLLRSDVPDISVERVPAAENDEGRDLYYMISTTMHLSPGAPIMKSYDLVNWEIVNYVFDRASIGDAFSLRNGQNSYGQGQWASSLRYHDGMFYVAFNTNNLGGAYIYRTDDIENGAWQRTALGRGLHDPSLFFDTDGTPYVFHGSGGTSAVRLNAELTAITADYPNIFTAGDYAGQPFIGGLFEGAQFHHIDGWYYAVIITWPSGQGRQVVMFRSRELLGRYTSAGGVNTYQARGVLNSNGFAQGSLVPIARDGGRTDWYGMFFRDTFPVGRIPALIPATWSDGWPTFGANGVVPVDGVFAKPIRLSPAQERYERQKSVVASDDFANDAPRRAYQDEQWTIPTPPPTGEAPTEAEIRPNGSRLDPAWQWNHAPDNRYWSLTERDGWLRLTAGKVVTGSYVYTKLSNRAELAWFEEARNTLSQRTFGPRQSVETRMDVSGMADGDVAGLAAYNRGFSYVAVRRDGGVNTLGVVNRGQPFAVDLDQATLETFLPGSTVALGDATEVHVKADLDFAAPTGQLWTTFHYSLDGLTWTRLGDRVGPQTLDGSLAHFMGHRVGLFSYATRQTGGHVDFDHWLLSDTLTAQNRPLDTTALDAAIAYAGTLDESAYPADAWAATRAALAAATTARAGAFGTQNQIDAPERALSYHLARLGALRAAAPPLPVTASAQARCVAGKVFVAVQARNDHDGPVDVVLSSGFGERSVSQVASGANAYQQFASRASAVPAGTATVRVTGSVAGRTVTTSRSVDYPAVDCGD
- a CDS encoding YrhB domain-containing protein, coding for MTARGADDRARRADGEEWVGMDADEARRLAGAKLRELADPAEPLRLAPEPPVEYPWCWVFPFDTERWYRTGALPDAALAGPLVVDKGTGLVWQAPSAPPLERWLNAYGAQRGLPAVPVPPPASPW
- a CDS encoding family 43 glycosylhydrolase, with the translated sequence MTQRLRRTARRRAAAIATVGALLAAGLTAAAPVQAADTNLVVNGGFEEGLTGWFVNNGNATDRATLTPTTDAYAGSGAVRVSDRATTGSGPMQDLSGKVQAGQTYSLSARIRYDNAAGPATKQFFATMHYGAATYTNLVSVTATRGQWAHVDGRFTIPAGQSVSTARLFFETPWTSAPADDPDLHLMDFTLDDVSVVGAAPPAAPSKTIEVVGKLPGEHNPLIGHKFGADGFGFVHDGRVYLYLTNDTQGYAPDPVTGVSPGINYGDINQITVLSSTDLVNWTDHGEVPVAGPNGVAPFTNNSWAPGMAKKVVNGEEKFFLYYANGGGSSNVITGASPLGPWTSERTSTLIDGRTPGASDVAWKFDPAPLVDSDGQAYLYFGGGPASTSMPPAERFNNPKNIRVIRLGDDMVTTEGTAAVVDAPVAFEAAQVFERDGKYYLSYSSHFGGNDFGGNQTPLPGYPGGGQIGYLISDDPMSWPKETYAGVLFPNQSQFFGSGTGGNNHQSVFEYEGRHYFTYHAPTLNKRINGNTTQGYRSPHIQELAFNADGTIRQVVGTYAGVEQVRDFDPYRVFEAETFGWSKGVATAKTDGGSAQFGATAPNLVVRDVDNGDWTALSSVDFGAGAASVTAKARPLTTGGQIQVRLGAATAPVVATIPVDGPVGQWTELTAPLDGVTGTHDVYFSYAGPTGVDLFELDTWRFAGADALPVTASAQARCVAGKVFVAVQARNDHDGPVDVVLSSGFGERSVSQVASGANAYQQFASRASAVPAGTATVRVTGSVAGRTVTTSRSVDYPAVDCGS
- a CDS encoding GlcNAc-transferase family protein yields the protein MSVFVSVAAYRDPELAPTVRDCLAKADRPDEVRVVVNWQHLGDEDVSALRADPRVTVLEFDARHSRGVCWARAQIQRHYVDSDWYLQVDSHTRFAPGWDSRLIAMAGRTGAAKPVLTCYPPTYDPAVEFTGGGEPTLIFLSGWTDDGLPRFQHFRIPGWRERTAPVPARFVAAGFLFAPGSFVREVPYDERIYCQGEEINLATRAYTWGYDLFHPVEVLAWHYYVRQGQARHWMDHRTPGADHWHRRDRAGRRRVRTLLRYPVTGGFGAGPARTMADYQAYAGVDFATCSATADTLAGRLPARPAALVG
- a CDS encoding type VII secretion system-associated protein, with product MDQVESYFLLMDPDWQPGPDDDAPDAGAVLGLWPVEADGGLGAFRANPDYRPRDADAVADPLDALFRLAVRGQAPAEQIQLALRDTLVDVALGGDDRPLILRSPDDVPCVVLATSAPQRDRVDAPRWRRIDLAELVALLPDRVDTLFNPAGPAPMRLIGDFVRETLLMGDDEIAEARAVALAALPADRGVPVLPWVVGEPTAPTT